A genomic stretch from Kineosporia corallincola includes:
- a CDS encoding Uma2 family endonuclease — protein sequence MTAEMVAPAWMHEQVTAEQYATWTPEQCAGIEIVDGMVLVSPSASKRHNRLARLLANALDVAAGSDWNADTDFDVRLQDLPLNNRRPDVTVYRAETIDISPTRPEHVLLVVEVVSPGSETTDRIVKADQYAKAGIPFYWRVEQAPTGAPVVHTYVLDASVGHYRDDEVFTGSLKVAAPFTVEVDLRQI from the coding sequence ATGACCGCGGAGATGGTCGCGCCGGCCTGGATGCACGAGCAGGTCACGGCCGAGCAATACGCGACGTGGACCCCGGAGCAATGTGCGGGCATCGAGATCGTGGACGGGATGGTTCTGGTGAGTCCAAGCGCCTCCAAGCGCCACAACCGCCTGGCCCGCCTGCTGGCGAACGCCTTGGACGTAGCGGCAGGCTCAGACTGGAACGCCGACACCGACTTCGATGTGCGCCTACAGGACCTTCCGCTCAACAACCGCCGCCCTGATGTCACGGTGTACCGGGCCGAGACCATCGACATCAGCCCTACCCGTCCCGAACACGTCCTGCTCGTGGTCGAGGTGGTCTCCCCCGGTTCGGAAACCACCGATCGCATCGTTAAGGCCGACCAGTACGCCAAGGCCGGCATCCCGTTCTACTGGCGAGTCGAACAGGCCCCCACCGGGGCACCCGTCGTCCATACCTATGTGCTTGATGCTTCCGTGGGCCACTACCGCGACGACGAAGTCTTCACCGGCTCCCTGAAGGTGGCAGCTCCCTTCACTGTCGAGGTCGATCTCAGGCAGATCTGA
- a CDS encoding WXG100 family type VII secretion target, with protein MSVPWGQLKTWKEEPLENGFREARRIEDELQRVEEALPNASPATWDGTAGQAARQAAEVLTKTLAEHIDSVASLRKALADAADEMAGVVRAVGDAEDYASRKGLSIAHSGTVSDAVTPPTVFGDPADAGVYARERQDYVDEGVRLVEAALTKGQTLDDHLTDGLGPLISYWNTYSPLTGLAKKAGKVSMAVVLARYGLAPSSAVPERAQYLQALSKYQALKGASPDLSDPKVLKQYTKLEKDALKLYKKGAGLPLDVRQSQLDAKRAQLLYKSLRKLKGDGPAMKELLKTFPKLSEADVLGKVGKLDKLTKPFRKVTPVMAKVAGPVAVVSGGADIYSAITDTESATDDRVARGIGGGASIISGGAATALAFGLASGPALPVVVVGAGLVAAGAWAYENREAIGHALSTGADAVGDAAVVVGDSAKKLWKGMFG; from the coding sequence ATGAGCGTCCCCTGGGGCCAGCTGAAGACCTGGAAGGAAGAACCGCTGGAGAACGGCTTCCGGGAGGCCCGGCGGATCGAGGACGAATTGCAGCGGGTCGAGGAGGCCCTGCCGAACGCCAGCCCGGCGACCTGGGACGGCACCGCCGGGCAGGCGGCCCGGCAGGCCGCCGAGGTGCTCACCAAGACCCTGGCCGAGCACATCGACTCGGTGGCCTCGCTGCGCAAGGCCCTGGCCGATGCCGCCGACGAGATGGCGGGCGTGGTCCGGGCGGTCGGTGACGCCGAGGACTACGCCTCCCGCAAGGGCCTGAGCATCGCCCACTCCGGCACGGTGAGCGACGCGGTGACCCCACCGACCGTGTTCGGCGACCCGGCCGACGCGGGCGTCTACGCGCGCGAGCGCCAGGACTATGTGGACGAGGGTGTTCGGCTGGTCGAGGCGGCGCTGACCAAGGGGCAGACGCTCGACGACCACCTGACCGACGGCCTGGGGCCGCTGATCTCCTACTGGAACACCTACTCGCCCCTGACCGGCCTGGCCAAGAAGGCAGGGAAAGTCAGCATGGCCGTGGTGCTGGCCCGCTACGGCCTGGCCCCGTCCTCGGCCGTTCCAGAACGGGCCCAGTATCTCCAGGCCCTGAGCAAGTACCAGGCGCTCAAGGGCGCCTCCCCGGACCTGTCCGACCCGAAGGTGCTCAAGCAATACACCAAGCTGGAGAAGGACGCCCTCAAGCTCTACAAGAAGGGCGCCGGCCTGCCGCTGGACGTTCGGCAGAGCCAGCTCGACGCCAAGCGGGCCCAGCTGCTGTACAAATCGCTGCGCAAGCTCAAGGGCGACGGGCCGGCGATGAAAGAACTGCTGAAGACGTTCCCGAAGCTGTCCGAGGCCGACGTCCTCGGTAAGGTCGGCAAGCTGGACAAGCTGACCAAGCCGTTCCGCAAGGTCACTCCGGTGATGGCCAAGGTGGCCGGACCGGTGGCGGTGGTCTCCGGCGGGGCGGACATCTACTCCGCGATCACCGACACCGAGTCGGCCACCGACGACCGGGTGGCCCGGGGCATCGGTGGTGGCGCCTCGATCATCAGCGGCGGGGCGGCCACGGCGCTCGCCTTCGGGCTGGCCTCCGGCCCGGCGTTGCCGGTCGTCGTGGTGGGGGCGGGGCTGGTGGCGGCCGGGGCCTGGGCCTACGAGAACCGTGAGGCGATCGGACACGCGCTCTCGACCGGGGCCGACGCGGTCGGCGATGCGGCCGTCGTGGTGGGCGACAGCGCCAAGAAACTCTGGAAGGGCATGTTCGGATGA
- a CDS encoding TetR/AcrR family transcriptional regulator — protein sequence MPTGRNQRADATRNRELLLAAAEEEFTEKGLDASVADIARRAGVAKGTIFRHFATKEDLIAAIVSGHFAALIAIAERLLTASDPGAALLQLLTETADNIRQNDLLFLQSITGNDSRVLALRDELHATITALVTKAQEAKAIRPDLTGTDVFALMCTPVHAVDFLPNPSPDSWKRYLAIIFDGFRPEGATALPVAAPDWG from the coding sequence GTGCCGACAGGACGCAACCAACGCGCGGACGCGACCCGCAACCGCGAACTTCTCCTGGCCGCCGCCGAGGAGGAGTTCACCGAGAAGGGATTGGACGCCTCGGTCGCGGACATCGCCCGGCGGGCAGGGGTGGCCAAGGGGACGATCTTCCGCCACTTCGCCACTAAGGAAGACCTGATCGCGGCCATCGTCAGCGGGCATTTCGCCGCCCTCATCGCCATCGCCGAGCGACTGCTGACCGCCAGCGACCCCGGGGCGGCGCTGCTGCAACTGCTGACCGAGACTGCGGACAACATCCGGCAGAACGACCTGCTGTTCCTGCAATCGATCACCGGGAACGACTCCCGGGTGCTCGCACTCCGCGACGAACTGCACGCCACCATCACTGCCCTGGTCACGAAGGCGCAGGAGGCGAAGGCGATTCGGCCCGACCTCACGGGAACGGACGTGTTCGCGCTCATGTGCACCCCCGTGCACGCCGTCGACTTCCTGCCGAACCCGTCGCCCGACAGCTGGAAGCGTTACCTGGCCATCATTTTCGACGGGTTCCGGCCGGAAGGAGCCACCGCCCTGCCGGTGGCCGCGCCGGACTGGGGCTGA